DNA sequence from the Salvia splendens isolate huo1 chromosome 19, SspV2, whole genome shotgun sequence genome:
TAGAGAGTTTTTATCGAAATGTgcataattaacaaaatatttaCTTGTCTTGATTCATGCTATTATGCAAGTAAGGTTTAagcttaattattttctttatcaTCAATTATGATACCGTTTCTAAAACTTGGTTATTGTCGAATTATGTTTTATGTGtattttcatttcatatttaaaCCCAAGACTCAATGATAAAccaaaatattattagtattgtGTATGCTTATATCATATGTCAAAGTAAACTAATTCAATCTAAATTAGAATTGGGGTAATTATTTAGACAAACTCATTTGGATTAAGTGAATCGAGATTTAAACTAATTAAGTGAATCGAGATTTAAACTTAGtgtaattcaatttcatattcaTTTAGCCTAACCTTTTgagttattttgatttttgacaacCCACGCCGGAGTCCCAAGATATAGTTTTACCCATAAACAATCATTAGTTTTAGTATGCTTGTAAAGTGATTATTGTAAGTGCATCCATAATCATGGAAACAGACATACACTCGTGATTAATAAACATCGCTTTTATCGTCAATGTATAGTAAATTAGAATCTACATCTAATTGTAACAGTAACTTAAATAAAAAGACATAGTATGACACAGTAAATAAATACTCCCATTCAATGAAATAAAACAACAAACATtggagtaaaaaaagaaaagtgaaaaaGCTTATGGTGAAAAAGAAAATGGTTTTCCCCCAAATGAAATTAGGAACATTTCAGAAAAGAGTGGACCATAACAAGTTAAGAAAAAGGCGAATTCCTATGTCATGGATGATGGTGGATCTGCACTCTGAATCACTGTGGAAAAAGCgcaatcatcatcatcatttccATTTCTCATTTTTCCAATTCCCAATTTGTTTTCTAATTTCTACCCTTCCCATTTTGAATTCTTGAAACAGACAAAAAAAATCTGTGATGAAATTATTGAATTGACGATTTCACAGCCCATCAATGGCAATTTTCCTAGGTCTTTGGCACCCACGAACGCAGGCACCTTTATTGCACTTATATAATAATGCAATGTATATGTGTAAGTGAAGATCCCAACTTTTCCCCCCCTAATCTGCATGTGTGTTTGTGGTTTTTGCcattttttcttccttttcatTTCCCCTCTCCTCAATTTGGGGAATCCTAGGTTTCTCTGTTTAAAAATATCGACTTTTTTCTAGCCCTTTGAAAGGATTGATTCAGTTTGTCTGTAAACCCGGTAAAAGGAAGATATGCAATTATACATGCAGATATATGTATGAATGAATGTAAGCCATCTTTGTGAGTTTTGAATTATGGTTTCTGCTTCGGAGGGTCGTTTATTGGATTCTGGTTGGATGCAGCTGAGGAATTTTTGGTGTGCATTGGTGAATTTATAGTTTCGGTTGTAATTTGTGTAGTTTATGCGATTGTATTAGGATATCTCAATTTAGGGCTGGCTTTTCCTCAGATCCCCAATTTGTTATTATGTTTCTGGGCTAGGTTTTCTTTCATTCTCTATGCTTTACTCCAAAATTCCTTTAATTTGAAACCTAAAGTTTCAGTCTTTTTTCTTTAGAGCTATATTCTTCAACTTTTCCTTGGAAAAAAACTCAATAACCCAGAATGTGGAAGCAAATTCTTGGTAAATTGCCTCGGAAGCCTCCGAAATCGGAGTCTGATTCTCCAAGAAACACAAACCCGGGGCCAAATTCGTCGTCTGCTGGCGGGCCTGCTGCTAAAAGAGCAGCTTCGGCTGCAGTCTTTCCGGCCAGTGTGATTGCTGGAATCGAGCCGTTGCTCGCCTTCAAGGATGTCCCTAGCTCAGAAAAGATGAATCTTTTCATAAGTAAGCTGAGTCTCTGCTGTGTAGTGTTTGATTTCACTGATCCCATGAAGAATGTTCAAGAAAAGGAGCTTAAACGAGCCACATTGCTTGAGCTGCTTGATTTTGTATCGCAGAACCCCCCGAAATTCACAGAGCCCGCGATTTTAGCATCCTGCAAGATGTGTTCTGTTAACTTGTTTCGTGTTTTCCCACCAAGTACGCGGTCTAGTAGCTCGAGTTCAGGTGAGAATGACAATGATGACGAGCCAACATTTGATCCGGCCTGGTCGCACTtgcagatagtgtatgatttcATGCTCAAGCTTGTAACTTCACCCTCTTTGGAAACTAAAGTCGCCAAGAAGTATATAAATTACACCTTTATTCTGAGAATCATTGACTTGTTTGATTCAGAGGATCCCCGAGAAAGGGACTGTTTGAAGGCAATTCTCCACAGGATATATGGGAAGTTTATGGTTCATCGGCCATTTATAAGGAAGTGTATGAGCAGTGTGTTCTATAGATTCGTATTTGAGACGGAGAAACATAATGGGATTGCAGAGTTGTTGGAGATTTTTGGGAGTGTGATCACCGGATTCGCTCTGCCTCTAAAAGAGGAACACAAGATATTTCTTTCGAGGGCACTGATTCCTCTGCACAAGCCAAAGTCATTGGGGATTTACTTTCAGCAGCTGTCATATTGTGTGAGTCAGTTTATTGAGAAGGAGCCGAAGCTGGCTAGTTGTGTGATTACAGGGCTTTTGAAATATTGGCCCGTCACGAATAGCCAAAAGGAGGTCATGTTTTTGGGTCAATTGGAGGAGAttcttgaaataattaatatggCTGAGTTTCAAAAGGTCATGGTTCCTCTGTTTTGGCGTCTTGGGCACTGCATCAATAACAACCATTTTCAGGTACACGGTTTCTTTCATTGTCTTTTGGTGTTTGGTTCAAAACATGATAGTGATATGTGTAATTGTTTTGTTGTGTCTAGTAGCATTTGCTTGTACTATGTctctggttccatgatctatgGGCAGCAGCAGTTTTTTTCCGAATACTGCTAAGCTTGCTTTGCCCACGTTTATTTGCTTTTATTGTGGATCCTCATTTTTTATGTATTGAAGCTTGTTGCTCTGCTTACACTCTATTTCCCTGGAATTAGAAGGGGCCATAAATTCAATAGGATTTTAGACGGGGGTGTTATTAGAAGGGGTCATATCTAAGAACTAATCTAGTTTAGGGCATCTTAAAACGCTTAACAAGTggcaagaaaaaaaatattttgagtttGAAATTTTTAGGCGAATGGGTCCGGATGCTACTGATAAATCCTAAGTAGTAAAACGTAATGAGCTTAGACAGTTTCCCTGTTATGGATTGTGGAGGATGAAACAAAGTGCTTATTAGGATCTCGTTTGGTGTTCATACTTCAAATATGAGTGGCAACGGGAGTCATTCTCCAGCTCTAACTGTTGCTCTTCTTTATTTGTGGAGATCTTATCACTCGTTTATTATAGGGTTCTGGAGAAATATGTTTCAAAATGACTCTGTTTGTTCTTGAAccctcatttttttctctcaagAGCTACTCTATTTGAGTAACACTCCGTCTTTATACATACATTGTTGGTAATAACACAATGACCTCTACCTTCCTATGCAGGTAGCCGAAAGAGCTCTTTTCCTGTGGAACAACGATCAAGTTGTGAACCTAATAGCACACAACCGGCAAGTTATAGTGCCAATAATTTTCCCAGCTTTGGAACAAAACTCAGAGCACCACTGGAACCATGCCGTCCTGAACTTGACTCTAAACGTGAAAAGAATGCTGGCTGAGATGGACGACACGCTGATTGTGGCCTGCATTGCAAATTACAAGGAGGACCGGGCGCGAAAAAAGTCAGAGGTGGAGAGACGGAAGGAAGTGTGGGAGCGACTGGAGAATGCCGCAAGTCTCCAACCAGTAACGGGTAGGACTCCAGTTCTGGTAAGCTTAGTGTAGAGTGGGTTGATGATTCTATTTGCCTTGGGGGTTTTTGTGGTGGGGGAAACCAGAAGGAGCCGCGTCGGAATTGGTAAGGACGCCCAGCCTGTTGTTGTTACAAACCCTAATCTGAATCTGCTGATGCAGCTCTGTTTCTCTATCTTTATCTCTATTCTCCCCAGAAGGGTCTCTGCCTTAGTATTTTTACTAAACTAACTGTTGTTTGTTAgtctgtctcttttatttatcttttttccCCTCTTTTCTCTCATTTGTCTCTTGTTTTCCTACCCTTTTTTGGCcaacttaattataattattatcttGCATCTCTATcatctcctctcctctcctgtCTCTCTCATAACTGTTCATTTCTGAATTAAGTGGATAAGGAAATTCAGTGATACAGTATACAAACAACTTCGACgattattaaatttgtggcCCATTAATAGCAGAAATTTTTTTGGTATATCTAGATTCTAGAGTTAATAGAATTGAGTACTTAgcatttatgtattttttggaCTACAAAAATAATTGATGTATTGAATTATATCATTGATTTATACTCCTAGTATATAAAGGTAACATTAATGCAAAACTTTTTTTCAATCCaaataagtagtactactactactaaatgCATTTCCCCTCGATAATAATGGATGACATTGAAAACTAGAGGACAACTCGagcaatttatttttttccttttatttcttCGGTAATCCTTGAGTTGGAAGTCGACTTAAAAATTACTGTATAAAACTATTAGACAAAAATCACTTATAGTTCAAATATTCTGTGTAAATGGCTTCGGAGTGATTCGGTTCCGGCAGCTTAGGATCACCGGTGATCGGAGAATGGCCATGGAGATTtcaattgataaaaaaatagtagaacTCATTGAGTTTTGAGGGAATAGagcatataataaaaaaaaaaggaagaatggTCTTATTTCATAGCTCTTGGCATTCAGTTAACATTCCGTTTTACAGCTCTTGGCATCTAACTACTTAACCGAGTGTAACTATAACACAACTAACTGTCAACTACTAACTTCCCGACCATCAAATCGTCCTCCTTTAAAACAACTTGTCCTCGAGGTTGGAATTATGATAGATCCATCCCTGCAGCAATTTGTAGAACATTCCTTCGAAAGTGATTATTGTTCTCCTGCAAATTCAATGCTTTTGAGTACTATCTTATTCTTGTTATAAGTGGAGTGATAATAGGTGTAGTTAACATAGATTCTTTCACATTATCATAACTATTATCTCTAAAACTCAAAGATGACTCTTGTAAGAGATTTAGGTGTGAAAAATCTAACCCCTTTTTTTGGCATATGATCCTTCAGTCAACTAATGAAAAGGCTCACAACATAATGTTCTTCGAATTAACCTTTTCCAACAACATTGTTGTATCGATTGTGGTAGTCCGAGACCATACCTGTTTGTGTTATGCTTCTTTATTCTGCTATGGGACTGGAGAAACAGTTGCTGCTGTTGAGCTGCTTCGACAAAGATTTCCCATTCGATCAAACCTCTTCTTGCGTGCTGCAATAGTTGCTTCCGTTGATGCCCCAGAATTTGTTTTCAACGTGATCCTCCAACTTTAATagcaaattttcaattttcatggaTGCTGGAGAAGTTGTTTTTCAACATGATCCTCCAAAGTTGATAGCACTTCATTTCACTGCGAATTCAAGATCGTCAATTCGTCCTTCAACTCTTTCAATGAATCTGCACGATTGCTGAGGAAGTTATTCATTTCTGCCTACAATTGTGCGATGCATTCCTTCAATAGTGATTTTGGGGTGCCAACATAGGTGCCGGAAGACCACTCTGACACTGCTTGGTATGGTGGTTCCAGCAAGCTCAGGATCAGAGAAT
Encoded proteins:
- the LOC121779490 gene encoding serine/threonine protein phosphatase 2A 57 kDa regulatory subunit B' kappa isoform-like, with amino-acid sequence MWKQILGKLPRKPPKSESDSPRNTNPGPNSSSAGGPAAKRAASAAVFPASVIAGIEPLLAFKDVPSSEKMNLFISKLSLCCVVFDFTDPMKNVQEKELKRATLLELLDFVSQNPPKFTEPAILASCKMCSVNLFRVFPPSTRSSSSSSGENDNDDEPTFDPAWSHLQIVYDFMLKLVTSPSLETKVAKKYINYTFILRIIDLFDSEDPRERDCLKAILHRIYGKFMVHRPFIRKCMSSVFYRFVFETEKHNGIAELLEIFGSVITGFALPLKEEHKIFLSRALIPLHKPKSLGIYFQQLSYCVSQFIEKEPKLASCVITGLLKYWPVTNSQKEVMFLGQLEEILEIINMAEFQKVMVPLFWRLGHCINNNHFQVAERALFLWNNDQVVNLIAHNRQVIVPIIFPALEQNSEHHWNHAVLNLTLNVKRMLAEMDDTLIVACIANYKEDRARKKSEVERRKEVWERLENAASLQPVTGRTPVLVSLV